One window of the Drosophila gunungcola strain Sukarami chromosome 3L unlocalized genomic scaffold, Dgunungcola_SK_2 000009F, whole genome shotgun sequence genome contains the following:
- the LOC128259815 gene encoding LOW QUALITY PROTEIN: high affinity cationic amino acid transporter 1 (The sequence of the model RefSeq protein was modified relative to this genomic sequence to represent the inferred CDS: deleted 1 base in 1 codon), whose translation MVRQFSPWKVLTRRKHLQADGSEGETKLNRVLGLWDLTALGVGSTLGAGVYVLAGQIAKDQAGPSVMISFAIAALASLLAGVCYAEFGARVPKAGSAYVYSYVCIGEFVAFVIGWNLILEYVIGTASVCRGISLYLDSLLNDTLKNTFAEVAPMNVSFLGSYFDFLAFGLVVVFGVALAFGVETSTMANNFVTCLNIFILGFVIVAGAIKADFSNWTVDPSAVSTNSTIGSGGFFPYGFEGTLRGAATCFFGFVGFDCIATTGEEVRDPRKNIPKSILLSLLIIFLCYFGVSTVLTLMLPYYLQDANAPLPYAFEYVGWPVAMWIVTVGGLVGLLASLFGALFPLPRVMYSMAQDGLLFKFLGKVSPRFRVPVTGSIVAALFTAAIAGLFDLAQLVSLLSIGTLLAYSVVAISIMLLRYMDYCDVEETQGQRDRVRASETTSLTSSSERFTFGSVCTQLFNVHRIQEPNAISSRIVGVLATLFCLLSLGIGVLVIQAHSLIASKEIWALTLLCILILLVFLVILLICLQPREARRRLFRVPFVPIVPAISIFINIYLMLQLDSWTWIRFGVWMIVGIPIFLACWYLYDCKNPQKRNPERWAFYKALKGFQESREQEYHCISKESVLTLETQLKKSPTSSLDQIQNLSDVGEDLIEVKHANGKVFYVEDTKSENSTATLGCDNEFPSREDEQSVIAMLDDVLDAEDTQQSQQELDLQQQLIFERHFSLDSEMYPSVIETVIVATVHSSSDDDEVQGGITLRLSKYEECKLVAHQMLEELFNSEAFYEQLQRVKAEADSPAKEDELVGNFPDAESVNDSKDRQPIFVLQRLASQTSLKSQASAIEDPLHSAKFKDRLSHIIMNANAHQVKGVVRRSDDEEQEEEEVKEAQLEETRARPLLKQSKSETDVRRLMLKAISELKTGHNETGNADEVLTEVLPTASTTPGGPSHSQEAVSVPVAAPNAGGNIPRPPKFDPVLYKTINSISLRKQRPSLSRQHIVDAKNPALLPPESQPETRPDPGQQPEKAEPLPFKAKLEAILQRGPSHRTQQHPELVRRQRPQSTYIEVEETES comes from the exons ATGGTTCGGCAATTCTCGCCCTGGAAGGTTCTCACCCGGCGCAAGCATCTCCAGGCCGATGGAAGCGAGGGGGAGACGAAGCTGAACCGGGTGCTGGGTCTGTGGGACCTCACGGCCCTCGGAGTGGGATCGACCCTGGGAGCCGGGGTCTACGTGCTGGCCGGACAGATAGCCAAGGATCAGGCGGGTCCCTCGGTGATGATATCATTTGCCATCGCCGCACTGGCCTCGCTGCTGGCGG gAGTTTGCTATGCAGAGTTTGGCGCTCGAGTTCCCAAGGCGGGATCGGCCTATGTTTATAGTTATGTGTGCATTGGTGAATTTGTGGCTTTTGTAATTGGCTGGAATCTCATTTTGGAATATGTCATCGGCACAGCGAGTGTTTGTAGAGGTATCAGCCTGTACCTGGACTCCTTACTGAACGACACCTTGAAAAACACATTCGCCGAGGTGGCCCCCATGAATGTCAGTTTTCTGGGAAGCTACTTTGACTTTTTGGCCTTTGGCCTCGTAGTCGTTTTTGGTG TGGCACTTGCTTTTGGAGTGGAGACATCCACAATGGCCAACAATTTTGTGACCTGTCTCAACATATTCATTCTGGGCTTCGTCATAGTTGCTGGCGCCATAAAag CTGACTTCTCCAACTGGACGGTGGATCCGAGTGCTGTCAGTACGAATTCTACGATCGGATCAGGTGGTTTTTTCCCCTACGGATTCGAGGGAACTCTCCGAGGAGCTGCAACCTGCTTTTTTGGCTTCGTGGGATTCGATTGTATCGCCACCACTGGAGAAGAGGTTCGAGATCCTCGGAAAAACATCCCAAAATCGATCCTGCTCTCGCTGCTGATCATCTTCCTGTGCTATTTCGGAGTGTCCACTGTGCTGACCCTGATGCTGCCATATTATCTGCAAGATGCCAACGCACCTCTGCCCTATGCCTTCGAGTATGTGGGTTGGCCGGTGGCCATGTGGATTGTCACGGTCGGTGGCTTGGTGGGTCTGTTGGCGTCTCTTTTCGGAGCTCTATTCCCACTGCCCAGGGTGATGTACTCGATGGCCCAGGATGGTCTCTTGTTCAAATTTCTGGGCAAAGTGAGTCCGAGATTCCGGGTTCCAGTAACAGGATCCATAGTGGCAGCCCTTTTCACAGCCGCAATCGCTGGACTCTTCGATTTGGCCCAGTTGGTCAGCCTGCTCTCGATTGGCACTTTGTTGGCCTACAGCGTTGTGGCCATATCGATAATGCTCCTTCGATATATGGACTATTGCGATGTCGAGGAGACTCAAGGGCAGAGGGACAGAGTCCGAGCTTCGGAAACCACCTCATTGACCTCGAGCAGTGAGCGATTCACCTTCGGTTCAGTCTGCACCCAGCTATTCAATGTTCATCGCATCCAGGAGCCAAATGCGATCTCCTCAAGGATTGTGGGAGTGCTGGCTACGTTGTTTT GTCTGCTCTCCTTGGGCATTGGAGTGCTGGTAATACAGGCGCATTCCTTAATCGCCTCGAAAGAGATTTGGGCATTGACCCTCCTGTGCATACTAATCCTGCTGGTGTTCCTGGTGATCCTGCTGATTTGTCTCCAGCCCAGAGAAGCTCGTCGTAGACTATTCCGAGTGCCTTTCGTACCGATTGTTCCCGCCATCAGTATCTTCATCAACATATATCTGATGCTCCAGCTGGACAGTTGGACGTGGATACGCTTCGGTGTCTGGATGATAGTGG GTATTCCCATATTCCTTGCATGCTGGTATCTTTACGATTGCAAGAATCCACAGAAGCGAAATCCCGAAAGATGGGCTTTCTACAAGGCCCTGAAGGGTTTTCAGGAAAGTCGCGAGCAGGAA TACCATTGCATTTCCAAGGAGAGTGTCCTAACCCTGGAAACGCAGCTGAAGAAGAGTCCCACCAGTAGTTTGGATCAGATACAGAATCTTAGTGACGTGGGCGAGGACCTGATTGAAGTTAAACATGCCAATGGCAAGGTGTTTTACGTGGAGGACACGAAGAGTGAAAACTCCACAGCCACCTTGGGCTGCGACAATGAGTTTCCGTCGCGGGAGGACGAGCAGTCGGTTATAGCCATGCTGGACGATGTCCTGGATGCCGAGGACACTCAGCAAAGTCAGCAGGAGCTGGAcctccagcagcagctgatTTTTGAGCGCCACTTCAGCCTGGACTCCGAGATGTATCCGAGTGTCATAGAAACGGTCATTGTGGCCACCGTCCACAGCAGCAGCGATGACGATGAGGTGCAGGGCGGGATTACCCTGAGGCTGAGTAAGTACGAGGAATGCAAGCTGGTGGCTCACCAAATGCTGGAGGAGCTGTTCAACAGCGAGGCCTTCTACGAGCAGCTGCAGAGGGTTAAAGCCGAAGCGGATTCACCGGCGAAAGAGGATGAATTAGTGGGGAATTTTCCGGATGCCGAATCCGTGAACGATTCCAAGGACCGCCAGCCGATTTTCGTACTGCAACGCCTGGCCTCCCAGACTTCCCTCAAATCCCAGGCCTCCGCAATTGAGGACCCGCTGCATTCGGCCAAGTTTAAAGACCGCTTAAGCCACATCATTATGAATGCCAATGCCCACCAGGTGAAGGGGGTTGTGAGGAGAAGCGATgacgaggagcaggaggaggaggaggtcaAGGAGGCCCAGCTGGAGGAGACCAGAGCAAGGCCGCTTCTGAAGCAATCGAAAAGCGAAACCGATGTGCGTCGCCTAATGCTCAAGGCCATCAGCGAACTGAAAACCGGCCATAATGAGACTGGTAATGCTGATGAGGTCCTCACCGAAGTGCTGCCCACCGCCTCCACTACCCCGGGCGGCCCCTCGCACTCCCAGGAGGCAGTTTCAGTGCCAGTTGCCGCTCCAAATGCAGGTGGCAACATACCACGTCCACCGAAATTCGATCCGGTTCTGTACAAGACCATCAACAGCATTAGTTTGCGCAAACAGCGACCCAGTTTGAGTCGCCAGCATATCGTGGATGCCAAGAACCCGGCGCTCTTGCCACCGGAATCGCAGCCGGAGACGCGTCCGGATCCTGGCCAGCAACCGGAGAAGGCGGAGCCTTTGCCATTCAAAGCCAAATTGGAGGCTATATTGCAGCGGGGTCCCTCGCACCGAACCCAACAACATCCGGAATTGGTGCGTCGCCAGCGTCCGCAGTCCACCTACATAGAAGTCGAGGAGACGGAGAGCTGA
- the LOC128259827 gene encoding uncharacterized protein LOC128259827, translating into MEPDTCGHSGSSTFVKTSVSDELEKSESSQVGNSKVKTDGEKQPGSKEFGQQQTGELKWKMFTDEEYSDWKTFSADDCKVPLRSFFSYVELQPSPVVTCVARHKKPVPQVLAEMIEGNLGAYIRIRIGTHKFRCIPNLLKCYSVWFANRDWRMTRFQFEERQVPARGFAALYEWMRTEKEPELRVAVPSLQAARHLQVHLFEKTCWTVLSGEAVREKVAFGVYLKAKRVPELADLCHVMFDRLRYFFLALVGSPEFLALEVDVLELILRRDSIGVNSEMEVFFAVLRWLGHTPADVPKRLPHMRRLMSCVRFHHLPMSFLFSLRESINRPDKMELFRPDPVLLAFNSDPEMMTMMEHALSFIAVRCQYEDTDEFLAICASHRIGVVFPRHWVCHTKCPYHQRGLAFPYQHRFTASDFGDYIAAVQSDWVGPGPADHGKSLVLDLDADPLLTRQSQYRANRGL; encoded by the coding sequence ATGGAGCCTGACACGTGTGGTCATTCCGGGAGCTCAACTTTCGTTAAAACGTCCGTCTCGGACGAGCTAGAGAAGTCAGAGTCAAGCCAGGTCGGAAACAGCAAGGTGAAGACCGATGGTGAAAAGCAGCCAGGAAGCAAGGAGTTTGGGCAGCAGCAGACGGGCGAGCTCAAGTGGAAGATGTTCACGGACGAGGAGTACTCCGATTGGAAGACCTTCAGCGCCGACGACTGCAAGGTGCCGCTGCGCTCGTTTTTCTCCTACGTGGAGCTCCAGCCCAGTCCCGTGGTCACCTGCGTTGCGCGGCACAAGAAACCGGTGCCGCAAGTGCTGGCCGAGATGATCGAGGGCAACCTCGGTGCCTACATCCGCATTCGGATCGGAACGCACAAGTTCCGGTGCATCCCCAACCTGCTCAAGTGCTACTCGGTGTGGTTCGCCAACCGCGACTGGCGGATGACCCGGTTCCAGTTCGAGGAGCGGCAGGTGCCTGCCCGCGGCTTTGCGGCGCTCTACGAATGGATGCGCACCGAGAAGGAGCCGGAGCTGAGGGTGGCGGTGCCCTCGCTGCAGGCCGCCCGCCACCTGCAGGTGCACCTGTTCGAGAAGACCTGCTGGACAGTGCTCTCCGGCGAGGCGGTGCGCGAGAAGGTGGCCTTCGGCGTGTACCTGAAGGCCAAGCGGGTGCCGGAGCTGGCCGACCTGTGCCACGTAATGTTTGACCGGCTGCGCTACTTCTTCCTGGCGCTGGTGGGCAGCCCCGAGTTCCTGGCCCTCGAGGTGGACGTGCTGGAGCTGATACTGCGGCGGGACTCCATCGGAGTTAACTCCGAGATGGAGGTGTTCTTCGCCGTGCTGCGGTGGCTGGGCCACACGCCCGCCGACGTGCCGAAGCGCCTGCCGCACATGCGCCGCCTGATGAGCTGCGTCCGCTTCCACCACCTGCCCATGAGCTTCCTGTTCAGCCTGCGGGAGTCCATCAACCGGCCGGACAAGATGGAGCTCTTTCGGCCCGATCCCGTGCTGCTGGCCTTCAACTCGGACCCCGAGATGATGACCATGATGGAGCACGCCCTCTCCTTCATCGCCGTGCGCTGCCAGTACGAGGACACCGACGAGTTCCTCGCCATCTGCGCCAGCCACCGCATCGGCGTCGTCTTCCCGCGCCACTGGGTCTGCCACACCAAGTGTCCGTACCACCAGCGTGGCCTGGCCTTCCCGTACCAGCACCGCTTCACCGCCTCCGACTTCGGCGACTACATCGCCGCCGTCCAGTCGGACTGGGTCGGCCCGGGGCCGGCGGATCACGGAAAGTCGCTGGTCCTCGACCTGGACGCCGATCCACTGCTCACCAGGCAGTCCCAGTATAGAGCGAACCGTGGCTTGTAG